AAATTACATTTCCATACCCTTGCTTTTTCCTTTTGATTCCATTTTACTTTTTATATAATTATTTACCTTTTGAACGATTCCTTCCTTGACCTGCTCCCATTTTATATTATTTAATGATACAGGATTCTTTTTTTCTCCATCTGCTTTTTGAAAATCTGTTAATGCTTTTATTGTTGTGACTGTATTATCATCAAACTTTTTTGCATATAGCCCTACAAGCCCATCAACCTTTCTGGTTTTTAACAACTCGTATACATCATAAAAATCCCTTTTTGTTCCCCTGTTTACGATGGCGCCCATTTTGGCTGCTATTGTATCCTCCAACGAATACATTCTTATTCCTTCTTTCACCTCAATTTCTTTCAGCATCGGATAATTAAACCTTAAAAACTGTGCTTTTATTCCGTTAATTATATATTTCCTGAATTGCTTATCTTTCTCTGTTATTATCATGTCCGGATACTTTTTTTTTATTAACATATCTGTTTCACCCTCTTTAAAATCATCCATTGAAAAAAAATCCAGGTCTTTTGATATTCTATGACCAAGTCGAAGCGCTAAATTTGTTCCGCCTATCAGTGCAAAATTTTCCAGCTCATTTATTGAACACAGCCCTTTCAATAATTCCATCATTCCGGGTTCTACCGCTTCTGTATGTAGCATTGTAAAATTCATATACAATCAGATATTAAACCTTGTTAACGGTTACTAAAATCATTCTTATTAATATGAATTACCAGGGCCCTTTCACCTGGCTTGTTTCCCTTCTCTGCCAGCTGCTGAACGATTCAACAGGTATTTTAAAATACTGAGACCATAAAAGCTCCGTTCTTCTATGCAATTCCCTGAACTGTACGATACTTCGTTTTATTTCTTCCTCACTGTATCTTTCAAACACCATTATGATATCATCCCAGGTGCCCATATCCAGCACCCTTCCGATGATATATACCTTATCTTCTTCCCAGTTAAGCTTTTGGTTGTCTACCTCCCAGAACAGCCCTTTTGTCAAATTCAATTTATTTTTGGCGCTTTTCATGCCTCAAAGTTACGAAATTTACAGCGAAAAAATAGATAGTTACGTTATTAATTTATGATTGAAGATAAGAATGATTTTAGTGAATTAAAAGCGAACATAAAAGAAAAGAACAACTTAAATCAGTAGGGCATCTCTAAAAACTCAAAATTAAGTAACTACTTTATTAAATGCAGGAAAAAAAGCAAAAAAGTTAAAAAAAATTTATTAATACTGATATAAGATACTTGCGTGTCTGTTTTTCTGTATATAATATTTCGACATTTTTATATTTATTATCTAACTATTTGAGCTCGTAACAAACTTTTTTTGTTGAGAATTATTTTTTTGTTTTTTAAATCCAGCTTTATATCATATATAAAAGTAAAAGGCGAACCCGAATCAAAATATACTTCTAATTCATCAGGCTTACTTGATACAAGCGACTTTATGTTAATTTTTTCTATAACATTTCCCATATTATAAGGTGGTGTCAGGTGTTTCCACCTGACACCAAATTTACTTATTCTATCAATATTTTCTTGATTAATACACGATCAGAAGTATTCACCTTCAGCATGTACAACCCTTTTGATAAGCCGGAAATATCTATATCTTTGTTTAATTCACCATTAATAAGCAATTCTTCATTTATAACGCTTATTCCATGCAGATCAATGATCGAAAGGGTTACATTTTCATCGTTGAATCCGGTAAATGAAACTGTAAATATTCCTTCGTTTGGATTAGGATACAGCTTAATATTTCTATCTGCATCTGAGATCTGGTTTAATCCGGTAGGTCCAGGCGCTACTGTGTCACAACCGTTAAATGTACAATTGTTGGCATCGGTTACAGTTACACAATAAATTCCTGGAGAGAGACCAATTATGGTATCATTATCGGGAAATGCACCGGGCAACCATGCGTAATTAAAGGGTCCTGTACCGGTGGTTAATGATATCCATGCTGTACCATCATTTGCATTCAGAACTGTTTCGGCTGTTGCAGAAACTGTTCCTGAAACCGGGAGACTTATTACATTAATGCTATCTCTTGTTATACATCCACCTATGGTAACATCTACCCAATAAATATCAGTTATACTTACCGTAATTGTTTGAGTAGTATCACTAGTTGACCAGGTAAAGGCAGCGCCTGCGTTATTGGCATCTAATGTAAGCGTGCCGCCACAAATGGTAGTATCAACTCCTAAATCTACGATCGGTGCAGCAATAAACGTCACATTGATACTATCTCTGGTAGTACAACCGCTTATTACATCTACCCAATAAGTTCCTGTGGCGCTGACTATAATCGTTTGGGTAGTATCGGCAGTTGACCAGATAAAGGCAGCGCCTGCATTACCGGCATCTAAGGCAAAGGCAGTATCACAAACCACAGTATCTGCACCTAAATTTACAACCGGGAAGGGGTTAATTGTTACTAAAATAGTATCAGAAACCGTTGTACAAGCATTCGTAACAGCTACCCAAAACGTATCGGAAAACGTAACAGTGATCGTTTGTAGGGTATCACCTGTATTCCAGTTAAACGTAGAACCGGGGTTAGCTCCGGCATCCAGCACCGTACTGACACAAGCTGACAGATCAGGGCCAAGATTTACCACCGGAGGACCTACATTGATCACCACGTTGTTACTGTCTCTCGTGATACAGCCAAAAGCATTGGTTACATCCACCCAATAGGTTCCTGTAGAAACCGCTATGATCGTCTGGGTACTTTCACCTGTTGACCAGTTAAAAGTGGCTCCCACATTGTTTGCGTCTAAAGTAACCGTACCCCCACATTTTGTAGTATCAGGACCAAGATCAACAACAGGAACAGGATTTACGGTTACTGTTACTATGGTAGATGTATCTATACAACCTCCTGCATTTGAAACTACCACCTGGTAATCTGCAGCAACACTTGCAAAATAATTGCTGCTAATTACACCTGTTGACACACTATTCAGCAGCCAGTCGTAGGTAGTAGCGGGATCTGAAACTAATTCCACACTATCTCCGGCACATAAAGTTGCAGCGCCTGGTATGATATTGGCAACAGGCAAAAGATTTACCGTAACTGTTTCCACAGCAGAGGTATCTGCACAACCGAATGCATTGGTTACTACTACCTGGTAATTCCCGGTAGCGCTTGCGTAGTAGTTTATACCCGTTGCGCCAGTAGAAATACCATTCAGCAGCCAATCATTGCCGGCAGCGGTATCTGAAGCAAGCTCTACACTGTCTCCCACACAGAAAGTGGTTGGGCCGCCTGGTGTAATATTGGCTGTTGGTACAGGATTGACCGTAATGTAGCCGGTCTTTGTGATCGTACTATCAGCAGCGCCACAGCCATAAGCTGTTAACGTAACATCGTAAGTACCAACAGTACTATAGGTAACAACCGGGTTTTGAACAGTGGTATCGGCTGTTGTTCCGCCTGGCAGAGCCCAGCTATAAGTAATAGCATCCGTAGAAGTGTTATTAAATGTAACTGTAATACTTCCACATCCGATAGTATCTGCTGCCGTAAAGATTGCAACAGGGTTACTTACACTTTGTTGAACCAAAACGGTTGTAGTGTCTGTACAACCAATAGAGTCGGTTCCAATAACAGTGTAAACAGTATCATTTGGAGGTGATGCATTTACTGAAGTACCGGAGGTTGAACTTAACCCCACAGCTGGAGCCCAGGTATAACTTACAGCACCGCTTGCAGTAAGCGTTACAGAATCTACTCCGGCAACACAGATCACACCGGGATCAGGGGTTACAGAAACAACAGGAATACTGATCGCTACCGTCTCAACTGCTGATGTATCTGTACAGCCAAACGCATTTGTTACTATCACCTGGTAATCTGCTGCCGCACTTGCAAAATAATTGATACTTATTACGCCTGTTGACACGCTATTTTGTAGCCAATCATAAGTAATGGCAGTATCGGAAACTAATTCTACACTATCGCCATTACAGATGGTAGTTGGACCGCTTGCTGTAATATTGGCAGCAGGCAAAGGATTCACCGTTACAGAATCTGATATTACATCCTGACAGCCATTATTAGACGCTATAACCAATTGCACATTATATGTTCCCGCACTTGCATACAGGTGTGTTGGGTTTTTTAAAGTGGATGTAGCTGCATCTCCAAAATTCCAAAACCAGCTTGTGACGCTTCCACTGCTTATTGATGAAGTATCAGTAAATTGAGTTGGAGAGCCTTCACATTCTGTAGTAAAGCTAAAACCTGCAACAGGCACCGGATTTACCGTTACACTCTTTTGTACCGTATCTATACACCCGTTATCAGTTGTTACAACCAATTGTACGGTATAAGTACCTGCACCAGCATAGAGATGAGATGGATTTTGAATGGAATCGGTACTTGCATCTCCAAAATCCCAACCCCAGGTAATGATGCTTCCACTACTTACAGTTGACAGATCGCCAAATTGAACGGTGTCGCCATCACACACAGTGGTAAAGCTAAAATCTGCCAGGGGCGCCGGGTAAATTGTTACATTTATGCTGTCTCTTGTAGTACAGCCAAAAACATTGGTTACGTCAACCCAATAGGTACCAGAAGTGCCTGTTACAATTGTCTTCGTGGTTTCGGTGGTTGACCAGTTGTAAGTTGCACCTGGGTTGCCGGCATCTAAAGTAACTATGCCACCACATTGAATGGTATCAGGACCTAAATTGACAAGAGGTACCGGGTTAATTGTCACGTCTATACTGTCCCTTGTAGTGCATCCAAAAGCATTGGTTACATCAACCCAATAGGTTCCGGTGGCGCTTACTGCAATTGTCTGTGTGCTATCGGTTGTTGACCAGTTATATGTATCGCCAGGATTGCCGGCATCTAAAGTAACTGATCCGCCACATTGCGTAGTATCTGGACCCAGATCAACAATAGGTACCGGATTAATTGTCACAACAATACTATCTCTGGTAGTACACCCATTTCCATCAGTGACATCTACCCAAAAAGTATCTGCTGTACTCACTGAAATTATTTGTGTGCTATCTGTGGTTGACCAATTGTAAGAACCACCGGGATTGCCTGCATCCAATGACAGGGCTGATCCCTGGCAGATGGACGTGTCGTTTCCTAAATTAACAACTGGCAATGGATCTATGGTTACAAGGATGCTGTCTCTGTTTACACATCCATTTGTATCCGTTACATCTACCCAAAATGTATCGGCCGTACTCACTGAAATTATTTGTGTGAGTTCAAATGTTGACCAGTTGTAGGTAGCGCCCGGATTGCCTGCATCTAATGACAGGGCTGATCCCTGGCAGATGGACGTATCATTACCTATAGTCACAACAGGTAGTGAATTCACAGTTATTGTATCTACGGCTGATGTATCAACACAACCCGAATCACTTGTTACCACCACCTGGTAATTTCCTGCAGCACTGGCATAATAATTAATACTGGTAATACCAGTTGAAACACCATTGAGCAGCCAGTCGTATGCAACAGCAGTATCTGAAATCAGCTCTACACTATCTCCTGCACAAAATGTTGTTGGCCCGCTTGCTGTAATATTGGCTGTAGGGATAGGATTTACATTTACCGTTTCTATAGCAGATGTATCAATACAACCTGTTACAACTACCTGGTAATTTCCGGAAGTATCAGCGAAATAGTTGATGGTAGTTACACCTGTTGAAACACTATTAAACAGCCAATCATAAGCAACTGCAGTATCAGAAACCAGCTCCACACTGTCTCCTGCACAGAAAGATGTTGGCCCGTTTGCTGTAATATTGGCAGGTGCATCAAATATCTCTATATCATCAATAGCAATGTCGCTTTCAAATCCGCCTCCTGTAATACCCTGGAAACCTACTCGTATCACACCACTATCTGATGACAAACAGATTACTCTTTGCAGCCATGGGTCTGTATCTGCAGTTTGTTGCTGGCCAATAATAGAATCAACAAGAGTCCATACTCCACCTGAATTGATATATATGTATAAGTTACCCATATTAACTCCGAACATGTGATACCAGAATGAAAACTGTGGATTGGATAAAGCGGTGATATCAAAGCATGGACTGATCACTATTGCTTGAGCACCGGGACTGCAACCGAAACTTGCTTCGGTATATAGATAATTACCCGTAGTATCACCAAGCGTATGGTCTACAGCAGGGCCTGTACCAACGGAAGGTGTACCGTTTTCATCTACGGTCCAGTCAATGGTTTCGAATAATGTATTGAACCAAAAGCCTGTTAAGGGACATGGGGCAGCACAAGCTTCAGTACATAGCGGTTCAGTTTCAAAATTTTCAATGTAAGGAAATGTACTGATAACCGTATCGTGAATAACCGTGTAATTCAGGGTGCTATCATTGGTATTATCTGCATCTCCGATAAGTTCTGTCCATGCATCAAATACGTAGAGGCCGGTTAAAGAAAGATCGGCTATGGCAGAAAATGTATAACTCAACGTATCTCCAGGTAGAATAGTATCAAAAATTGTTTCATTGACAGCAGGTACGGCATTGATACGATACGAAACAGGAATAGTATCCTGGAGAGCAGAACCGAAATTATAAACTTGGATAGTAACGCTTTCAGTTGCAGACAATCCACAGCCTGAGTTTGGTGCATTAATAGCAATGACACCAACATCATCTGGTGGTCCTTCAAAAACAGCTACATCATCAAAAGCAAAACCATCATCTTCAATAAGACCATCAGAACCAAATGCTATTCTTAACCGGACATTACTTTGACCACCCAGTCCTGTTAAGTTATGTCTTGCAAGTACCCAACCGCTGCTACCGTTGCCTTCGAAGTCCCTTCCTGTCCATCCTTCTTGCTGACCGCCCGGATTTGCATCGATAGTATTATCGGTAAACCAGTTATTTGGGTCTCCAAAAGCGCCAACATTTTGCCACGTTGCCCCGGAATCTATTGATGATTGCAGTACTGCACCATCCCAGCTAAATTCTGAATTCCACCAGATCAACATTTCAATAATCGGACTTACCAACGTAGAAAAGTCAAAGCATGGACCTAATACCTGGGAATTTTCATTGCTATTATAGAAGCCTGGAGCTAATCCGCCAGTTACCCAGGAGTTTACACCTGAACCTGCAGAATTAATAGTATCTTTAGCTGGAGTTCCAAATGCCCATGTAGAATTTACTCCACTTGCCAGCCAACTTCCGGTTCCTGATTCAAAATTTTCAAAATAAGGAAATGTGTTTATGAGTGTATCGCTATTTACAAGATAATTTATAGTACTATCATTCGTAATGTCAACATCCCCAACCAGACCTGTCCATGCGTCAAAAACATAAGTTCCTGAAAGGGATAGATCGGCCGTGGTTGTAAAAGTAAAGCTTAGGGTATCTCCGGGAAGAATTGTTGGAATAATGGTATCACTAACGGGAGGCCCGGCATTGATCCGATATGAAACAAGAATGGTATCCTGTGCAGTGCTTCCGAAATTAAGTACCCTTACAGTAACACTATCGGTTGCAGTCAAACCACAACCGCTGACAGGAGCATCAATAGCAATAACGCCAAGATCATCTGGTGGTGGCTGAAATATCGCTATATCATCAATAGCCATATCACTTTCAAAACCTGGACCAGTGATGCCTCTGAATCTAACCTGTATAACACCACTAAATGATGACAAATTAATCGTTTCTTTGATCCAGGGAACAGTATCAGCAGTTTGTTGCTGGCCGATGATAGAATCAACAGTAGTCCATGAACCTCCTGAGTATATATCAACGTATAAATTACCCATATTGACACCAAACATGTGGTACCAGAAAGTCATGGTTGGATTTGATAAAGTGCTGATATCAAAGCAAGGACTTACAAGCACAGCTACTGCAGAGGGATTACATCCCCCTGATGCTTCGATATAGGAATAATTTCCTGTAGGAAGTCCGGTAGTAGCATCTACTGCTGGCCCTGTTCCAAAAGAGGGTGTTCCGCCTTCATCCACGGTCCAGTCAATATTATCTGTTAGTACATTTCTCCACGCTCCAGTCAGCGGACAAGCGGCAGCACAAGCCTCCGTACATAACGGTTCAGCTTCAAAATCTTCGCTATATGGAAAGATACTGATTAATGAATCATTATTGACAATATAATTTAAAGTGCTGTCATTAGCAGCGTTGGAGTCAGCAATCAGGCTGGTATAGGAATCAAAAACATAGGTACCTGTCAGAAGCAAATCAGAAGTAGCTGTAAAGGTATATGAAACTGTATCACCTGAATTTAGTGTTCCCGTCCAGGTTTCAGTAACAACTGTTCCATCATCAAAAGAGACAGGGATTGAAGTTTGTACAGCGGCGCCAAAGTTTTTAACTCTTACAGTAACCGGTTCGGTTGCAGTAAGCCCACCACAGCCCGAGACAGGTGCATCGATAGCGATCACCCCCACATCATTAGGCCAGTTGAATATCTCAACGCTATCTACGCCAAAACCTTCATCCTGAAAAAAGGCGCCTGAAGACATAATAAAACGTATTCTTATACTGTCCTGGCCGGCAAGTCCTGTTAATTCATGCTGGGCTGTTCTCCATGTATCAGGGGCCCCGGAATTACCATCCCATACATCTCCGAAAGCATTATACCAATTAGTACCACCTGAGGTAGTAGTTCCAAGTTTTGTCCATGTACTTCCATCGTCAGTAGAATATTCTACCCATCCCTGATCACCAGCATTGGTTATGAATATATGACTAAATCTTAATATAGGATCCACAACAAATCCTGTAAAATCAAGACAGGGAGATATCAAAAAGGATAATTCGCTGGGATTATAATTACTAATTAAACTTGTTACCCAGCCATTCACGCCACTGGCTGCTGATGCAATGAATGTGGCTGCAGGCGTTCCGAACTGCCATGAATTATTAGTTCCACCGGAAGTCCATCCCCCGTTTCCTGTTTCAAAATCTTCTGAGTAAGGGAAAGTACTTATGGTTGGAATGTTAACTATTGATAAGTTGGTGGTGCTGTCATTATTATTATTCCCATCACCGGGCATGCTTGTCCACCCATCAAAGATATAGGTACCTGCAACAGAGAGATCAGCCGTTGTATCAAAAGTGAAAGATAAGGTATCACCCGGAATAATAGTGGCAGTGATGGTATCATTAACAGGCGCTCCTGCATTAATACGATAAGAAACCGGGATATTACTTTGAGCTGTAGTACCAAAATTTTTAACCCTTACAGTCACACTTTCGGCTGCGCTTAATCCGCAGTCTGAGGCGAGTGAATCAATGGCAATAACACCCAGGTCAGCCGCAGCCGGCTCATAGACCAAAACATCATCTACATACCATCCTTCAAAAAAGTTCCATGCTCCATCACCTGAATTAAAGCTAAATCTGACATACACCGTAGGATTGCCTGCAAATGCTGAGATGTCTATGTCTATACTTTGCCAACCGCCAGGAGTTTCGTCTAAATTATTTATTGATGGTTGATTATCAGCAACGGGAGTAAAAGTGATACTATCAGTAGAAACGGAAACGGTTGCAATATCAAAAAAATCAGCATTTTCAGTTTCCAGGAAATAGTTAAAGCTTAATCTTACGACAGTAAAGAGACTCAAATCAATTACAGTAGATGTGAGGTCTGCACCTTCAGTTAAACCACCACCTACAAAGGTAGTGTCTGCCGGGTTGCCAAAATAGGCGGTTTGTGTTGGTGAATGACCGGGGTCACCCCCACGTATTCCTGTATTGTTCCATACAAGCGAGTCTAAAGTATTGGCGTTGACAAAAGCGCCTAAAGTACCTGATTCAAAATCTTCTGACAGAATAGTCGTTTGTGCATTGCTATAATTTATAGCAATGGCAATTGTTAAAAGAGTAAGTAGCTTTTTCATGATAATGTTTGGTTAAATTGTTTAAGAGATATTTGTTTTTTGTTTTAAAGCACTCCAGCCAATTTCAATATTTCGCTTAGCTCTTTATTTCCTTTGGCTTGTTTTTTTAGTACATTAATAATCATTGTATTTTTTTCTTCAAGCTCTTCGGTTTTTCTTTTGATAGGGTATAAGGTTGTTCTTCTATCATAGAGTAGATATCCAAATAACGCAACTATTGCACCTAAAATGAAATACATAAGTGTAATTATATGATCTATCTGTTTTTGTTGAGATTCAAATCTTCTATCAACCGATTCAAATCTGGTATTCATTTCATTCCGTAATGAGCTTATTCCATTACTTATTTCATTACGTAATGCCTTTTGTTCAACTTCCAACCTTATAAGCCTGTCTCTGTCATCCAGCGTAAAAGGAACTTCAACGGTTTCGGCAAAAGCTGGAATAAAAGATGAAATTAAAATAATAATCAAAAATATTGTTTTTTTCTTAAACATCTTTTTCATTTATAATTTGGTACAAATATACAACTTTTTTTTAAAAAAAATATTTATTGTATATTAGCATTTTATTAATTAGTATGCAAAGAAGAAAATTTATCAATACTATT
The Cytophagales bacterium DNA segment above includes these coding regions:
- a CDS encoding nucleotidyl transferase AbiEii/AbiGii toxin family protein, with protein sequence MNFTMLHTEAVEPGMMELLKGLCSINELENFALIGGTNLALRLGHRISKDLDFFSMDDFKEGETDMLIKKKYPDMIITEKDKQFRKYIINGIKAQFLRFNYPMLKEIEVKEGIRMYSLEDTIAAKMGAIVNRGTKRDFYDVYELLKTRKVDGLVGLYAKKFDDNTVTTIKALTDFQKADGEKKNPVSLNNIKWEQVKEGIVQKVNNYIKSKMESKGKSKGMEM
- a CDS encoding PKD domain-containing protein codes for the protein MKKLLTLLTIAIAINYSNAQTTILSEDFESGTLGAFVNANTLDSLVWNNTGIRGGDPGHSPTQTAYFGNPADTTFVGGGLTEGADLTSTVIDLSLFTVVRLSFNYFLETENADFFDIATVSVSTDSITFTPVADNQPSINNLDETPGGWQSIDIDISAFAGNPTVYVRFSFNSGDGAWNFFEGWYVDDVLVYEPAAADLGVIAIDSLASDCGLSAAESVTVRVKNFGTTAQSNIPVSYRINAGAPVNDTITATIIPGDTLSFTFDTTADLSVAGTYIFDGWTSMPGDGNNNNDSTTNLSIVNIPTISTFPYSEDFETGNGGWTSGGTNNSWQFGTPAATFIASAASGVNGWVTSLISNYNPSELSFLISPCLDFTGFVVDPILRFSHIFITNAGDQGWVEYSTDDGSTWTKLGTTTSGGTNWYNAFGDVWDGNSGAPDTWRTAQHELTGLAGQDSIRIRFIMSSGAFFQDEGFGVDSVEIFNWPNDVGVIAIDAPVSGCGGLTATEPVTVRVKNFGAAVQTSIPVSFDDGTVVTETWTGTLNSGDTVSYTFTATSDLLLTGTYVFDSYTSLIADSNAANDSTLNYIVNNDSLISIFPYSEDFEAEPLCTEACAAACPLTGAWRNVLTDNIDWTVDEGGTPSFGTGPAVDATTGLPTGNYSYIEASGGCNPSAVAVLVSPCFDISTLSNPTMTFWYHMFGVNMGNLYVDIYSGGSWTTVDSIIGQQQTADTVPWIKETINLSSFSGVIQVRFRGITGPGFESDMAIDDIAIFQPPPDDLGVIAIDAPVSGCGLTATDSVTVRVLNFGSTAQDTILVSYRINAGPPVSDTIIPTILPGDTLSFTFTTTADLSLSGTYVFDAWTGLVGDVDITNDSTINYLVNSDTLINTFPYFENFESGTGSWLASGVNSTWAFGTPAKDTINSAGSGVNSWVTGGLAPGFYNSNENSQVLGPCFDFSTLVSPIIEMLIWWNSEFSWDGAVLQSSIDSGATWQNVGAFGDPNNWFTDNTIDANPGGQQEGWTGRDFEGNGSSGWVLARHNLTGLGGQSNVRLRIAFGSDGLIEDDGFAFDDVAVFEGPPDDVGVIAINAPNSGCGLSATESVTIQVYNFGSALQDTIPVSYRINAVPAVNETIFDTILPGDTLSYTFSAIADLSLTGLYVFDAWTELIGDADNTNDSTLNYTVIHDTVISTFPYIENFETEPLCTEACAAPCPLTGFWFNTLFETIDWTVDENGTPSVGTGPAVDHTLGDTTGNYLYTEASFGCSPGAQAIVISPCFDITALSNPQFSFWYHMFGVNMGNLYIYINSGGVWTLVDSIIGQQQTADTDPWLQRVICLSSDSGVIRVGFQGITGGGFESDIAIDDIEIFDAPANITANGPTSFCAGDSVELVSDTAVAYDWLFNSVSTGVTTINYFADTSGNYQVVVTGCIDTSAIETVNVNPIPTANITASGPTTFCAGDSVELISDTAVAYDWLLNGVSTGITSINYYASAAGNYQVVVTSDSGCVDTSAVDTITVNSLPVVTIGNDTSICQGSALSLDAGNPGATYNWSTFELTQIISVSTADTFWVDVTDTNGCVNRDSILVTIDPLPVVNLGNDTSICQGSALSLDAGNPGGSYNWSTTDSTQIISVSTADTFWVDVTDGNGCTTRDSIVVTINPVPIVDLGPDTTQCGGSVTLDAGNPGDTYNWSTTDSTQTIAVSATGTYWVDVTNAFGCTTRDSIDVTINPVPLVNLGPDTIQCGGIVTLDAGNPGATYNWSTTETTKTIVTGTSGTYWVDVTNVFGCTTRDSINVTIYPAPLADFSFTTVCDGDTVQFGDLSTVSSGSIITWGWDFGDASTDSIQNPSHLYAGAGTYTVQLVVTTDNGCIDTVQKSVTVNPVPVAGFSFTTECEGSPTQFTDTSSISSGSVTSWFWNFGDAATSTLKNPTHLYASAGTYNVQLVIASNNGCQDVISDSVTVNPLPAANITASGPTTICNGDSVELVSDTAITYDWLQNSVSTGVISINYFASAAADYQVIVTNAFGCTDTSAVETVAISIPVVSVTPDPGVICVAGVDSVTLTASGAVSYTWAPAVGLSSTSGTSVNASPPNDTVYTVIGTDSIGCTDTTTVLVQQSVSNPVAIFTAADTIGCGSITVTFNNTSTDAITYSWALPGGTTADTTVQNPVVTYSTVGTYDVTLTAYGCGAADSTITKTGYITVNPVPTANITPGGPTTFCVGDSVELASDTAAGNDWLLNGISTGATGINYYASATGNYQVVVTNAFGCADTSAVETVTVNLLPVANIIPGAATLCAGDSVELVSDPATTYDWLLNSVSTGVISSNYFASVAADYQVVVSNAGGCIDTSTIVTVTVNPVPVVDLGPDTTKCGGTVTLDANNVGATFNWSTGESTQTIIAVSTGTYWVDVTNAFGCITRDSNNVVINVGPPVVNLGPDLSACVSTVLDAGANPGSTFNWNTGDTLQTITVTFSDTFWVAVTNACTTVSDTILVTINPFPVVNLGADTVVCDTAFALDAGNAGAAFIWSTADTTQTIIVSATGTYWVDVISGCTTRDSINVTFIAAPIVDLGVDTTICGGTLTLDANNAGAAFTWSTSDTTQTITVSITDIYWVDVTIGGCITRDSINVISLPVSGTVSATAETVLNANDGTAWISLTTGTGPFNYAWLPGAFPDNDTIIGLSPGIYCVTVTDANNCTFNGCDTVAPGPTGLNQISDADRNIKLYPNPNEGIFTVSFTGFNDENVTLSIIDLHGISVINEELLINGELNKDIDISGLSKGLYMLKVNTSDRVLIKKILIE